From the genome of Sporichthyaceae bacterium:
GGCCCCGGTCCGGTCCCGATCGGCGGGGCACGCCTGGGCGGGCACGGCGTAATCGCCGCGCCGGGGGTCGGGGCGTTGCCGCGGGTCACTGCGCCGGCGTGGCTGATCGCCGACGCGGCCTCGGGCAATGTGCTGGCCGCGCGCGACCCGCATCGGCAACGTCGACCGGCCAGCACGCAGAAGACGCTGCTCGCGCTGACCATGGAGCCGCGGCTGAACCCCAACGGTTACTACCGCGCCGACCGCGCCGACACCCGGGTCGAGGGCACACACGTGGGCCTGGTCGCCGGGCAGACCTACTCGATCAACGACCTCTGGTACGGCCTGTTCCTGCGGTCCGGCAATGACGCGGCCAACGCCATCGCGAAGGCCGGCGCCGGGCGGGACGTGGCGCGCGCGGTGAGCATGATGCGGGCCGAGGCGCGGCATCTGCAGGCCTACGACACCCGGGTGGCCAACCCCAGTGGCCTGGACGCGCCCGGCCAGTTCGCCTCGGCCTACGATCTGGCGCTGTGGGGACGGGCCGCACTCGGCCACGGCGACCTGCGGCACTACTACGGCACGCTGCGCCATGACTTCCCCGGCGCGCACAGCTCGTACCAGATCTACACGCAGAACCGGCTGATTCACCACTATCCCGGCGCGATCGGGGTCAAGGCCGGGTACACCTCACTGGCCCACAACACGTTGATCGCGGCGGCCACCCGCAACGGCCGGACCATCCTGGTGACACTGATGGGCACCC
Proteins encoded in this window:
- a CDS encoding D-alanyl-D-alanine carboxypeptidase; translated protein: MPISFLRRAACAAVAAALALVPTTAADARVQSGPGPVPIGGARLGGHGVIAAPGVGALPRVTAPAWLIADAASGNVLAARDPHRQRRPASTQKTLLALTMEPRLNPNGYYRADRADTRVEGTHVGLVAGQTYSINDLWYGLFLRSGNDAANAIAKAGAGRDVARAVSMMRAEARHLQAYDTRVANPSGLDAPGQFASAYDLALWGRAALGHGDLRHYYGTLRHDFPGAHSSYQIYTQNRLIHHYPGAIGVKAGYTSLAHNTLIAAATRNGRTILVTLMGTRRNIYVQARTLLDWGFAHALVRPVGVLVSPLPALAPGDYPDPGRGPIAAGHPAPAAIPEDNSRLSG